Proteins found in one Triplophysa dalaica isolate WHDGS20190420 unplaced genomic scaffold, ASM1584641v1 Contig14, whole genome shotgun sequence genomic segment:
- the LOC130417101 gene encoding putative nuclease HARBI1 → MALASLSSEELLSKLTEAVLELSEEEKENLKFPGHKPVRAIKEEFHMIAESPLGFPNVIGCLDGTHIPIIAPSQNEADYVNRKSIHSINVQIICDAAHIITNVEAKWPGSVHDSRIYRESSLSNRMGQGEMDGLLLGDRGYPCQPTLMTPYPEPEPGPQQHFNMAHNRTRARVEMTIGLLKSRFQCLRHLRVTPERACDIIVACVVLHNIAIIRGEQHPALQTQDPEADLIHTGDFQDGRVVRDLICRNVFAN, encoded by the exons ATGGCTTTGGCGTCTTTATCATCGGAGGAACTTCTGTCAAAATTAACAGAGGCTGTGCTTGAATTatcagaggaagagaaagagaattTAAAG TTTCCTGGCCACAAACCTGTGAGAGCCATCAAAGAGGAGTTTCACATGATTGCAG AATCCCCTTTAGGATTTCCCAATGTGATTGGGTGCCTAGATGGCACCCATATACCCATCATCGCTCCTTCACAAAATGAGGCAGATTATGTCAATCGGAAGTCCATCCACAGCATTAATGTGCAG ATCATATGTGATGCTGCACACATAATTACAAATGTGGAGGCTAAGTGGCCAGGCTCAGTTCATGATTCACGGATATATCGTGAGTCATCTCTGAGCAACAGAATGGGCCAAG GAGAGATGGATGGCCTTCTGCTGGGTGATAGGGGTTACCCATGCCAACCTACACTCATGACCCCTTACCCAGAACCTGAGCCAGGCCCCCAGCAGCACTTCAATATGGCACACAACAGGACACGAGCCCGGGTGGAGATGACCATAGGCCTGTTGAAATCACGTTTCCAGTGCCTGCGCCACCTCAGGGTGACCCCTGAAAGGGCTTGTGACATTATTGTGGCATGTGTTGTTCTTCATAATATTGCCATTATTAGAGGGGAGCAACACCCTGCCCTACAAACTCAAGATCCTGAAGCAGACCTCATACACACTGGGGATTTCCAGGATGGAAGGGTGGTCAGAGACCTCATATGCCGTAATGTCTTTGCAAATTAA